A DNA window from Ornithodoros turicata isolate Travis chromosome 10, ASM3712646v1, whole genome shotgun sequence contains the following coding sequences:
- the LOC135370264 gene encoding small ribosomal subunit protein mS23-like, whose protein sequence is MAGSRTHKLGTILTRVQGLMKAEALKYEDRPLWYDVYEAFPPIDEPNYYRVPQNSTPIRNIFYSEDVIRARFVKEFGQGGVIDLGNPQSVSNCERFVQKYQHIKKHSSQMTEDELFKAAEDALSAEGFRLRHAIRPMQGQNESPSKQAPLSEEYADMQKDTATNQ, encoded by the exons ATGGCTGGGAGTAGGACACACAAATTGGGCACAATTCTAACCAG AGTTCAAGGTCTTATGAAAGCTGAGGCATTAAAATATGAAGACAGGCCTCTGTGGTACGATGTTTATGAAGCCTTCCCTCCAATAGATGAACCAAACTATTACAGAGTACCACAGAACAGCACACCTATACGTAATATATTCTACTCGGAAGACGTCATTCGTGC GAGGTTTGTGAAAGAGTTCGGGCAAGGTGGTGTCATTGATCTGGGGAATCCCCAATCAGTTTCTAACTGTGAGAG GTTTGTACAGAAGTATCAGCATATTAAGAAACACTCGTCCCAAATGACAGAAGATGAACTTTTCAAAGCTGCAGAAGATGCTCTTAGTGCTGAAGGGTTCCGTTTACGTCATGCGATACGCCCCATG CAAGGGCAAAATGAAAGTCCCAGCAAACAGGCACCGCTCTCTGAAGAGTATGCTGACATGCAAAAAGATACAGCCACAAATCAGTGA
- the LOC135370265 gene encoding large ribosomal subunit protein uL18m-like: MALARCCGSVCLRKRVCVDAFNRHTASLVAASEPLSENDRVSRQFVNRNPRNLEQMLLAAKPLGYALDNPPRNYWHKLLVERTQKHITASVVHNTGKIVLTASTTEWGIQKQLFSNIDRSAAANVARVLARRCLESGILFLHTFFDSGELASIRLQTFLEEMKKEGITLNELDPILPRRINDP, encoded by the exons ATGGCGTTAGCGCGGTGTTGTGGTTCAGTTTGTCTCAGAAAACGCGTCTGTGTTGATGCTTTTAACAGACATACTGCATCGTTAGTAGCAG CGAGTGAGCCCCTGAGTGAAAATGACCGCGTATCAAGGCAATTTGTGAACAGGAACCCACGTAACTTAGAGCAGATGCTACTAGCTGCAAAACCACTTGGATATGCGCTGGACAATCCACCGCGCAATTATTGGCACAA GCTGTTGGTAGAACGTACTCAGAAACACATCACTGCCTCAGTCGTTCACAACACTGGGAAGATTGTTCTTACAGCGTCTACAACGGAGTGGGGCATCCAGAAGCAGTTATTTAG TAACATTGACCGAAGTGCAGCAGCGAATGTTGCGAGGGTGTTAGCACGTAGGTGCCTAGAAAGTGGGATCCTGTTCCTCCACACCTTTTTTGACTCGGGTGAACTCGCATCAATACGT TTGCAAACATTCCTGgaagaaatgaaaaaagaagGCATAACGCTCAACGAGCTGGATCCCATCCTGCCGAGGAGAATTAACGACCCGTAG